The Streptomyces sp. B3I8 nucleotide sequence TGACGTGACCGAGACCCACGAGGCGACCCACGCCGCACACACCACCGGCGACCCCCGCAAGGAGCGCGTCGCGCTGGCCGGCTTCGGACTGCTCGCCGTCGCCACCGCGGGCCTGCTCGTCTGGGCCCACGGCCAGCCGCACGTCGGCCCGGCGCCGGAGGAGGACAACACCTCCGCCGTCCAGATGGCCCCCGGCCAGGCGGTGAAGAAGTTCCCGCCCGCCAAGGTCGCCGCGCTGAAGACCCTCGCCTCCACCTCGCTCAAGGACGCACGCTCGGGGAACGAGACCGGGGCCCACGCGGCCGCCCAGAAGCTGCGTGACCTGTGGGACGCCGACCAGGCGTCGCTGCAGCCGCTGGACCAGACCGGCTGGACCTCCATCGACGCCCAGATGGACAAGATGCTCAAGACGTTCGGCATCGACCACTCGAACCCGCCGATGTCGCCTGCGCAGCAGGAGAAAGAACTGAATGCCCTCCTGACGGACATGGGCTGACAGACCGCACAGCGCCCGACCGGGCAGGCCCAGAGTGCCGAGGCAGCGCAGAGAACCGCGCTTCCTCGGCACACACCAGGGAGCCTCGGAGGCAGGAAGTGAAGGCCGACTGGCCCGACTCGGGGAACGCCACGCCGGCAGCTGCTCGACCGGGGGAGGACCCGAGACGCCCTCGGCAGTGAGGAGTCTTCGCCGGGCTGCGCGAGGCCCGCCCCGTGGACGGTGTCTCGTGCCGTTCGTGCCATGGTCGACGAACGACAGCTCGTAAGGCGGGCGGCAAGGCTGTCCGTCAATGCCGGTCGTGAGTAGACGAAGAGGCAACACAGGGCAGCTCGCCCTGGCCATGTTGAGCACCGGTTCGGGCGAAGCTTTTCGGCTGTGGTCGGGTCATGCCGTTGTACCGGGACCGATGGGACGGTTGCGCGGTGCCGTTCCGGACGGGGGTCTGACTCATGAGATATATGACCCAAGTGTCCAGTCACAGGCGTGTCGACTGTCGTTGCGGGACAGCACCTGCAGGTACCGAGCCACAGGGGCGTGTCCCCATAGGGGCCTTGCCGAGTTTCAGGCGCCATCACGGTTCAGACCGCCCGAGCGGGCCGGTGCCGTCCACCCAGCACGTCACCCGCGGGAAGGCGAACCACCATGACGACCAGACAGCGCAGCACCTCCTCCACCACGGATCCTCCTGTTCCGAGCGAGGTCGTCCTGGGCGTGGACACGCACGGCGAGGTGCATGTCGCCGCCGTGGTCTCCCCGCTCGGGAAGATCCTGGGCACGGAGTCCTTTCCGGCCACGGCGGCCGGCTACCGGCAGCTGCTCGTGTGGGCCCGTAAGCGGGGGACGGTGCGCCGGGCCGGTGTGGAGGGCACCGGCACCTTCGGCGCGGGCCTGTCCCGCTACCTGTTGGCCCAGCAGATCCAGGTGTTCGAAGTGAACCGGCCCGACCGCTCGGCCCGCCGACTGCTCGGGAAGTCGGACCCGCTCGACGCGCAGGCTGCCGCGCGGGCCGTGCTCAGCGGTCGCGCCCGGGCCCGGGCCAAGTCCGGTGACGGTCCGGTGCAAAGTGCCCGGTTGTTCAAGCTCGCCAAGGACTCCGCGGTCAAGGCCCGCACCCAGGCGATCAACCAGCTCAAGGCCGTCCTGGTAATCGCCGACCCCGTTCTGCGGGAACAGCTCTCCGGCCTGGGCAATGCCGAGCTGTTCCGCACCTGCGCACGCCTCGGCCCACCCGACGCTGAGGGAGACGAGGACGCGGTGGCACAGGCCACCCACCTGACGTTGCGCATGCTCGCCGAGCGTATCGAGCAGCTCACTGGGCAGATCAATGAGCTGAACCAGCGCCTGACCGGGCTCGTCGAACACCACGCCCCACAGCTGCTCGAACCGGTGGGCATCGGCCCGGACAGCGCCGTCACGCTCCTGATCACCATGGGAGACAACCCCGAGCGACTGAACACCGAGGCGTCGTTTGCTGCCCTTTGCGGAGTCAGCCCCATCGAGTACTCCTCCGGCCGTCGGAGCACGCACCGGCTCAATCACGGCGGCGATCGCCAGGCCAACGCGGCCCTGCACCGCATCGTCTTCACCCGCCTGCGCCACGACCCGCGCACCCAGGCGTACTACGAACGCCGCACCCAGGAGGGCAAGACCCGCCGTGAGATCATCCGATGCCTCAAGCGATACGCAGCCCGCGAGGTATTCAACCTGGTCAGACGGGTTGCCCGCACCCCCGCGTTATAGGGGCGTCCGTGAGACGTGAGAGGGTCTGGGGCGTGAGTGAGACACCACCGAACACCCTGCAATACCGCTTTGACGGGCCAGAAGACGCTCCGGTCCTGATCTTGGGTCCCTCACTGGGTACCACATGGCACATGTCGTAGAAGGCGTCCAGGGGCGTCCATCCAGTCCTGTGCGGGCATATATGTCTGGTTTCGAGATCCTGTGCCGAGAGTGTGTCCACGGCGTTTGTGACTCGCCCGTGACAGCTGGCAGCGCGACGAAGCCCCCGGTCGGCTGGTTGTGTTTTGGTCTGGCTCGGCGGCATGGCTGGCGCGATGGTGGGGATGGCGCGCGCTGAGCCTCGACGTACTGGATGCGGGCCTCTTTTGTGGCGGCTTCCCGGTGGATGCGCCTGTGGTGTGCCGCTTCGATCTCGGCAACGCGCCTGGGGTCGGAGGTTGCGCTGGCGGGCGTGATCTCCTGGGTGGGCCCGCAAGCTGGTCTTCGGGGGAGCGTTCGACGGTGTCGGTCCGTTCGCCGGCTGGGTGTGGCTGGCCGCCGTATCAGGGCCTGGCGGCCACCGGCCCGGCGCCACCGCGCGGGTCCCGGTCACCACTGGATCGTCCCTGGGACCGACGGCGGCGCCTCCCGTGCCGTGACCGTCTCGCGTGCCGACGCGCGGACGTCGGGGTGTGCGTGCCGGCGCAGGGTGCGGAGCTGGCCGCGCCACGGCTCCGTCCACCGAGAGCGGCTGCCGCCGGCGACGATGAGCCTGATGGCGAACAGGCCCTGGGCCAGGCCCGGTTCCGCACCCAGCGTGCGGGCGGTCTCCAACCACGCGTCTGGCGCTGGGCCGCTGATCGCGCTGAGCCGCGAGCTGAGCCCTTCGGCGATGTCCCGGGCGAGCAGCGGACGTCCTTCGCAGTCGGCAGCCAATCGGCGCAGGCCCGACGACAGCGCGGTGGCGTCCTTGTTCAGTTCGAGGGCGTACAGCCGGAGTTCGGCGACGGAGCGCGCGAAATCCTCGTGCCCGGCGGCAGTGTCGGCGGCGCGCAGCAGCACGTCCGCCGTCGGCCGGCCCCCGCCCCGGTAGCGATGGTGGAGCAGGAGGTGGTGCAGCAGGCTCGCGCCCCGCTGCAGGGCCGGCTGGTCGCGTTCGGGCTCGGCGTCGGGTTGGTCCGGGTCTCCTGTGGCTTCCAGCATCGCCCGCAGGGCCCGAAGGTACGGGCCGTCGTCGTCCGCCGCGAGCTCCACCAGCTCCTGCCCGGCCATCGCCCACACCGCCCGATCGTCAAGGTCCGTGGTGGCGGCCACCAGCATCTCGGCGATCTCCGGCTGCCACGGTGCCCATTCCGCCAGTGCTGGGAACAGCGCCGCAGCCGTTTCCGGTTCGAGCGGCTCGCAGGCGCGATGCAGCAGCCCTGCGTACCTG carries:
- a CDS encoding IS110 family transposase, which produces MTTRQRSTSSTTDPPVPSEVVLGVDTHGEVHVAAVVSPLGKILGTESFPATAAGYRQLLVWARKRGTVRRAGVEGTGTFGAGLSRYLLAQQIQVFEVNRPDRSARRLLGKSDPLDAQAAARAVLSGRARARAKSGDGPVQSARLFKLAKDSAVKARTQAINQLKAVLVIADPVLREQLSGLGNAELFRTCARLGPPDAEGDEDAVAQATHLTLRMLAERIEQLTGQINELNQRLTGLVEHHAPQLLEPVGIGPDSAVTLLITMGDNPERLNTEASFAALCGVSPIEYSSGRRSTHRLNHGGDRQANAALHRIVFTRLRHDPRTQAYYERRTQEGKTRREIIRCLKRYAAREVFNLVRRVARTPAL